The region GCCGGATTGACGGTGTTCGTCGCCAAGCAAACCCAAAGCGTTACGCGTTCCGGTGAGTTCGCGCTTGAGGTCGGATTGACTGGTTTTGAGAGCGTCAACCTTCTGCCGGGACTGTTCGAAAAGTGCTTGAGTCGGTGCGAGCTGTTGACGGACCTTGGCAGTGGTGCGGGCGAGTTCGCCTACCTTCGAGTTGTTCGCAGCCAGTGCCTCGGAGGTGGCTTTGGTAGCGGCTTGTAGCTCGCGCCAGGCGATGACGTCGCGCTGCTGGGTGTTGAGTTCCTTCAGGCGGTCACGTGCAGCCTTGAGCGCTCGGGCGGTTTCCTGGCTGCCGCCCGTGATTTTCTTCAGTGGTCCCGTGGCTTGGTCGATGGCGCTGAGCAGCACCTGTAGCCTCAGATCATTCGCCATCAGTGGAACTCCGCACCCTAGCGCGCTCGCGCCAGTCCATCAGGTCTTGCAGGCCCAACTGATCCATATCAGCCGGTGCCCAGTGAAAAACCACGGCCAGATCGGCCATGGCGTCCTCTACGCGACGAGGGATGCATCCGTCTTCGCCGACTTCTGCAACAAAAAACCAGAGATTTTGCTACTCAAGGCCAGAAGGTCGGCCGGGTCCATGCCTGCAACTTCTACAGCGGTGAGGCTCGGTGCGCTGATGCGTGGCAGAACCTTGATCAAACTGCCGACGTCCATCTGCAGCAGCTCTACCAGGCTCACGCCGCGCAATTCGCCGGAGTTCGGCTTGCGCAGGGTGATGGTGTCGATAGTGGTAGTGCCTCGACGAATTGGAGTGTCGAGGGTGACGGTGTTGTCGTCGGCCAGCTGCTGCACGTCGGGCTGCTCGATGGTTTCGTCTTTCATTGGATTTGCTCCTGGCAATTAAAGGATGAGGCGTTATCGAGCGGGCGGGTCAGATGCCCATGCCGCTGCGGTGTTTCTCCAACATGTCCACGCCATTGACTTTCTCAACGAAGTTGAGCAGGTCGATTTCGATGATTTCTTCACCATCGACGGTCAGCTTGTAGTAGCTGCAGGTGGTTTTCATGGAGTGTTCGGTGTCTTCGCCTGCCTTGGCTTCGCCCATCTCGATGGTCTCGTGGCGACCTCGCACGACCACTTCCACGTTGCTCGTTTCACCCGTGTCGTCCTGTTGGTAGGGGCCAGAGAATCGCAGGGCCACGCTGGAGGCGTTGACGGCGCCGAACTGGCGCAGAGAGATCAGGTCGAGGCCACCGGTCTTCCATTCGAACTGGATGCCGTCGTCGGACATGCCCAGGTCAGCCTTGACCGGGCCGTTCATGCCGCCGCCGCGATAGGCTTCCATCTTGCGGCCGAGGGAGGGCAGGGTGAGGGACTTCACCAAGCCTAGGTAGCTGTTGCCGTCATTGAACAGGTTGAGGTTTTTTAGCTTGCGTGGCATTGCCATGGCGGTTTTCTCCGGGATACGTGTTCAGGGTGAACTCCCCTCGCGGGGAGGCCCGGTTTAGCTGTTGATGCCCTTGGCGAAGTCGATCAGGTAACGGTCGGTGATTCGCTGGCGGAAGGTGAGGTCTTCAAGCGGCGGCACTGGGGTGTAGTCATAATCCACCCATAGCTTGCCGGCCTTGAGGGTGTCCTTGGTGTTGATGTCGTCTGGATACCAGCAGCTGCCCCCGATCAAGTAACCCTGTGATTTCAACTCGCGCATCTTGGCGTTTACGCCTTCGACCAGGTCGCGTACCAGCGAGGCGTGCATAGGGCGGTCGATGGCCCACATATGCGCTTCGGCCATGGTGTCCGCGAGGATCTGCGCAGTGCGCGTGTAGTTTTCGAAAGCGAACTGCGGATCGTCGCTGCAGGTACGGCTGCCCCAGAAGCGGAAGCCGTTGGCATGGATCAACGTGGTGACGTCGTTACTGTTGAGGTAGTTGGCGTCGGTGGCCGGGTTTTGCAGATCCCAGAACACATCGGCGTTGATGCCGGTGACGCCGCTTACGGCCACGTTCGAAAGAGTTTTATGCCAGCCCGTATCCTGGTCGATCTTGGCCCGCAGGCCGAGAGCACGGGCTACTGCCGAGGCGGTGGTGGTCTTGTTGGCGACAGTGTCCCAGTTCTGGAAGTCCGGCCAGATCACCATCATTTCGCGGGCGCCGAAGTTTTCGCGGTAAGCGACAACCTCTTCTTTCGTTTTACAGCCCCAGGCGCTGACGTAGGCAAAGGCGCGAAGGTCTTTGGCAATGGCGCCGAGGGCGGTGGCCACTTGCAAACTGTCCAGGCCTGGCACGCCGAGAATGCGCGGCGTCATGCCCACGCGTGACTTGGCTACAAGCAAGGCTTTCATGCCGGTGTATTGGCCGTTCGGAGTGGTGCCGCCGATCAGAGCGCTGGTGGTGGCCGCTTCGTCGGCACCTTCCTTGACCCGTACCACGATGACGTAGGGCTTGGTCTGATCTGCGATGCCTTGCAGGCTCGCAGCCAGGGTGCCCTTGACGCCGGCTTTGCCGACTGCTGTTTGTACGTTAGTGAGCAGGACGGGCGTGTCCAGTGGGAAAACAAGCGGGTCCGCATCCTCAGCCGTACAAACCATGCCGATAACTGCGGTGGGAATAGTGCGAATGGGGCGGGTGCCGTCGTTGAGTTCGATGACCCGCACGCCGTGGAGATAATCGGCCATGGGTTATGCCTGCGCTGTGATGGAATGACAGTGCACAGGCTGCCGCGCGCGCGCCGATTGGGCGAGCGGCGCGGCTTGTAAGCGGGGTGTCTACAGGATCAAGTGGTGAGTGTCCCGAAGTCGAATCACTCCGCAGTCACCGCCAGCCACCCAGGCGCTGCCGGTCGATGCTCGTTCAGAGGGAATTCGCCGGCTTCCGGCCAATCACGCAACTGTCGGCGATAGGCTTGCAGCTCCGCGTACTGGTCGGGCGTAAGGGAAGTTGGCGAACCGTCCTCGAGTTCGTCGCGATGCCGCGTTACGACGCTATCCGTTGCGCCGAGCTGCAAGTCACGCCATGCCCGTTCGACCGCTGCGAGTGCTTCTTGGGAGGGCGGTGTGGGATCCGACAGGAATGGATAACCATCCTCAGCCCAAGTGATTACCTTGCCTTCACCTTGCCCCTTCAATAGAGCGGCATGTATTTCAGCGTCAATTTCCACAGCATCCGAGGGCATGAATTCGTTAACTGCTGGGTCGTAAAAGTAACCAGTTTTTTTGGACGCGAACATAAATCCATCTCCTAAAGAGATCTAAATGCCTTTCGCAAAATAGGTGCTTGCTTGCGTGGCGACAGTGAGTGATGAATTCCAGAATCTGACCTGACCGGCGGATTCGTTATATGAGTTAATCCCAGGACTACCCGCCTGCGATGCTCCCGCCCCAGCCACAATCGCCAAGGGGCCGTTGGGGAATTTGATCGGGTAATTGATCAGGACCGAACCGCCAGCTGGGATCGGAGGAACGATGCCCCATTGCTCGATATGACCCGAAGGCAATTTCTGATAGCCGTTCGCCGTAAGGCGCGCGGAGAAACCCGGCGAGTACTTAAGTGAGGCGTCCCCACCATCAAAACTCCATCCGCTCCCCCCTAATAGTCGGCGGAATACGCCCAGGGAGCCGACCGGGATGAAAAATGGCCCTGGCTCAGTAATCGTATTTGTCAGGGTGTCCCCCGTCGCAGCGACCACCCAGACACCGCCAGACAAAGAGCTGCCGATAGTGATCAATGACGCGGCCGCAACACTCGACGCTGGGGGTAAAGCAACCGTCGAAAGTTGTGCAAAGTTACTCAGCCTTCCCACATCTGCCGCAGTTAAAGCTGTGTCGCCCGTGTAGTTCGTTTGCCCTGCATAACTGCCAAGAGCGTGCTGCACATACTCAGTAGTCGCTAATCGCTTGCTGATATCAAACTGTGCAGGGGTTGGTGTAGTTGGAGACCCCAGGAGCGCGGGAGAATTGATCGGCGCAAAACCTTGAGTCACGTTCTGAAAGGTCAATGGCGTGGTGCCTAGGACGATCACACCGTCCGTGATCAACTGCCAGCGCGTATCGGCCAAAGTGGCGCCTTGCTCGACCGATACCAGAAGCGCCGACGTCACTTCTGCATTGCTGTCAGCATCGTCCGAACGCTTCCATACGGCCGCCGCAGCGATGTACAGGCCGTTGTCCTTTGCGACAGTCTGGTTTTTTACCAGCACGCGATCCCCAGCAACCAACACAACACCGTCGATGGTCTGTAGGCCCGCCAGGGCGATGTTTGCCGTGGTGGCCACACGTACCGACTGCTTGTTGTCGAGCTTGTAAAGCTCTTCCATGATCCGTTGTTCGACGTACTCGCGGGTTGCCAGTACCACCGCCGGGTCAATCTTGAGCGTGATGTTGCCGGTACTGGCAACGATGAAATTCATCCGCACGACTTGAGTACGCCCTGACCCTTGCGATAGGGCCGGCTTATAGCTGGGCGCGCAGTTCGCCACGGCCACCAGGTCACCGTCCGCGTCGTACAGACCGATCTCACGGATCCAGCGTCCGCCTTCATCGGCCGGAATTATCTGTTCAGCAATAATCACGGCGGCGTTGATGGGATCGACTCGCAGCTGATTCAGCGGGCGGCGTCGCCACTCGTTGATGAGCCGGGTTTGCA is a window of Pseudomonas antarctica DNA encoding:
- a CDS encoding phage tail assembly protein, coding for MKDETIEQPDVQQLADDNTVTLDTPIRRGTTTIDTITLRKPNSGELRGVSLVELLQMDVGSLIKVLPRISAPSLTAVEVAGMDPADLLALSSKISGFLLQKSAKTDASLVA
- a CDS encoding phage major tail tube protein; its protein translation is MAMPRKLKNLNLFNDGNSYLGLVKSLTLPSLGRKMEAYRGGGMNGPVKADLGMSDDGIQFEWKTGGLDLISLRQFGAVNASSVALRFSGPYQQDDTGETSNVEVVVRGRHETIEMGEAKAGEDTEHSMKTTCSYYKLTVDGEEIIEIDLLNFVEKVNGVDMLEKHRSGMGI
- a CDS encoding GpE family phage tail protein, with the protein product MADLAVVFHWAPADMDQLGLQDLMDWRERARVRSSTDGE
- a CDS encoding phage tail assembly chaperone; translation: MFASKKTGYFYDPAVNEFMPSDAVEIDAEIHAALLKGQGEGKVITWAEDGYPFLSDPTPPSQEALAAVERAWRDLQLGATDSVVTRHRDELEDGSPTSLTPDQYAELQAYRRQLRDWPEAGEFPLNEHRPAAPGWLAVTAE
- a CDS encoding phage tail sheath protein, which codes for MADYLHGVRVIELNDGTRPIRTIPTAVIGMVCTAEDADPLVFPLDTPVLLTNVQTAVGKAGVKGTLAASLQGIADQTKPYVIVVRVKEGADEAATTSALIGGTTPNGQYTGMKALLVAKSRVGMTPRILGVPGLDSLQVATALGAIAKDLRAFAYVSAWGCKTKEEVVAYRENFGAREMMVIWPDFQNWDTVANKTTTASAVARALGLRAKIDQDTGWHKTLSNVAVSGVTGINADVFWDLQNPATDANYLNSNDVTTLIHANGFRFWGSRTCSDDPQFAFENYTRTAQILADTMAEAHMWAIDRPMHASLVRDLVEGVNAKMRELKSQGYLIGGSCWYPDDINTKDTLKAGKLWVDYDYTPVPPLEDLTFRQRITDRYLIDFAKGINS
- a CDS encoding phage tail protein is translated as MIDGNSQFFAILTAVGRAKQANADALGVPWKLTEMGVGDANGTDPIPNELQTRLINEWRRRPLNQLRVDPINAAVIIAEQIIPADEGGRWIREIGLYDADGDLVAVANCAPSYKPALSQGSGRTQVVRMNFIVASTGNITLKIDPAVVLATREYVEQRIMEELYKLDNKQSVRVATTANIALAGLQTIDGVVLVAGDRVLVKNQTVAKDNGLYIAAAAVWKRSDDADSNAEVTSALLVSVEQGATLADTRWQLITDGVIVLGTTPLTFQNVTQGFAPINSPALLGSPTTPTPAQFDISKRLATTEYVQHALGSYAGQTNYTGDTALTAADVGRLSNFAQLSTVALPPASSVAAASLITIGSSLSGGVWVVAATGDTLTNTITEPGPFFIPVGSLGVFRRLLGGSGWSFDGGDASLKYSPGFSARLTANGYQKLPSGHIEQWGIVPPIPAGGSVLINYPIKFPNGPLAIVAGAGASQAGSPGINSYNESAGQVRFWNSSLTVATQASTYFAKGI